From Micromonospora rhizosphaerae, the proteins below share one genomic window:
- a CDS encoding UvrD-helicase domain-containing protein yields the protein MSTGATLRMLDRADKEVMKLTRADIGAVYEFMHKFRHNPENPGLNLKSLNGDSRLMSARVNRDYRALLLHIADRDYLLVAVKHRGEVYDDLSRYAYRINRITGGIEVVDLAPVGDSIVGRVVPPDAEPAPAQKPLFDAYTDAQLLELGVSEPLLPQIRELTTEAELLELLDRAPQLTTDVLFALFDGTPYDEVLKQVTDPVRANEPVDPEDFEAAVERPATQVTSDDEALQAIIGEAFERWQIFLHPTQRKLVEKKYNGPARVGGGPGTGKTIVALHRVAHLARQLPPGTDKPILLTTFNRNLAADLRTRLLALGGQDLVARVDIVNIDRLASRVVTEAKAGGSRRVVDDNRVPELWSEFLLETGESGWDAEFLAAEWTQVILGQVLNSRTEYFKARRPNRGRSLTRVERDQIWQLTERFTTWLEGRGVWTWRQVAQRAARLEMDRAAANGPGESSGGHYRPRYRHVVVDEAQDLSAAHWKMLRAMVAPGQDDMFLTGDTHQRIYDNHVTLSSLGINIRGRSSRLTLSYRTTRQILADALQIMTGEVYDDLDGGEEDLAGYRSLLRGGRPTFRGAATWAQERDLVVDQLNSWGNPTDGSVAICVPTKELAGDVIARLEAEGLAVVEIGPDGPKQPDGIHVGTMHRFKGLEYQRMIIAGVSDGLVPRQMINRYRDSDPKRYQRERQRDRSLLFVAATRPRDELAVFWHGTPSPFLTSRLVQRQLT from the coding sequence ATGAGCACCGGAGCCACCCTGCGGATGCTGGACCGCGCCGACAAGGAGGTTATGAAGCTCACCCGCGCCGACATCGGGGCGGTCTACGAGTTCATGCACAAGTTCCGGCACAACCCGGAGAACCCGGGGCTCAACCTAAAGTCGCTCAACGGCGACTCCCGGCTGATGTCCGCCCGGGTCAACCGCGACTACCGGGCGCTGCTCCTGCACATCGCCGACCGGGACTATCTGCTCGTCGCCGTCAAGCACCGGGGCGAGGTGTACGACGACCTGTCCCGGTACGCGTACCGGATCAACCGGATCACCGGTGGCATCGAAGTAGTCGACCTGGCACCCGTAGGCGACAGCATCGTCGGCCGGGTCGTACCGCCGGACGCCGAGCCGGCGCCCGCGCAAAAGCCGCTCTTCGACGCGTACACCGACGCCCAGCTTCTGGAACTGGGTGTCTCCGAGCCGCTGCTGCCGCAGATCCGGGAACTCACCACCGAGGCCGAGCTGCTGGAGCTGCTCGACCGGGCGCCGCAGCTCACCACCGACGTGCTCTTCGCGCTCTTCGACGGCACCCCCTACGACGAGGTACTCAAGCAGGTCACCGACCCGGTGCGCGCCAACGAGCCGGTCGACCCGGAGGACTTCGAAGCGGCGGTGGAACGCCCCGCCACACAGGTCACCTCGGACGACGAGGCGCTGCAGGCGATCATCGGCGAGGCCTTCGAGCGGTGGCAGATCTTCCTGCACCCCACTCAGCGGAAGCTGGTCGAGAAGAAGTACAACGGCCCTGCCCGGGTCGGCGGCGGTCCCGGCACCGGCAAGACGATCGTCGCGCTGCATCGGGTCGCGCACCTCGCCCGGCAGCTGCCGCCCGGCACGGACAAACCCATCCTGCTCACCACCTTCAACCGCAACCTCGCCGCCGACCTGCGGACCCGGCTGCTGGCACTCGGCGGCCAGGACCTGGTAGCCCGCGTCGACATCGTCAACATCGACCGCCTGGCCAGCCGGGTGGTGACCGAGGCAAAGGCAGGCGGGAGCCGTCGCGTCGTCGACGACAACCGGGTCCCCGAGCTGTGGAGCGAGTTCCTCCTCGAGACCGGCGAGTCCGGCTGGGACGCGGAGTTCCTCGCCGCCGAGTGGACTCAGGTGATCCTCGGTCAGGTGCTCAACTCCCGGACTGAGTACTTCAAGGCACGTCGGCCCAACCGAGGCCGCAGCCTGACCCGCGTCGAGCGGGACCAGATCTGGCAGCTGACCGAGCGCTTCACAACCTGGCTCGAAGGTCGCGGTGTCTGGACCTGGCGTCAGGTGGCGCAGCGGGCAGCGCGCCTGGAGATGGACCGCGCTGCGGCCAACGGCCCCGGCGAGTCTTCGGGCGGCCACTACCGTCCCCGCTACCGACACGTGGTTGTGGACGAAGCGCAGGACCTGAGCGCCGCGCACTGGAAGATGCTGCGCGCCATGGTCGCTCCGGGTCAGGACGACATGTTCCTCACCGGCGACACCCACCAGCGCATCTACGACAATCACGTGACGCTGAGCAGCCTCGGCATCAACATCCGCGGCCGGTCGTCGCGGCTGACCCTGAGCTACCGCACCACCCGGCAGATCCTGGCCGACGCGTTGCAAATCATGACCGGCGAGGTCTACGACGACCTGGACGGCGGCGAGGAAGACTTGGCCGGCTACCGATCCCTGCTGCGAGGCGGCCGGCCGACGTTCCGAGGCGCGGCAACCTGGGCCCAGGAGCGGGATCTGGTTGTCGACCAGTTGAACAGTTGGGGAAACCCGACGGACGGCTCGGTCGCGATCTGCGTACCGACAAAGGAATTGGCCGGCGACGTGATCGCCCGGCTCGAGGCGGAGGGCCTGGCGGTCGTGGAGATCGGCCCGGACGGGCCGAAGCAGCCGGACGGCATCCACGTCGGGACGATGCACCGGTTCAAAGGCCTGGAGTACCAGCGGATGATCATCGCCGGCGTGTCCGACGGACTCGTGCCGCGGCAGATGATCAAC